From Methanobacterium congolense, one genomic window encodes:
- a CDS encoding YhgE/Pip domain-containing protein: MIRGAREIFKRDIRAIVRSPVVMFVLAVIILIPSLYAVFNIQATLDPYAHTSDIKVAVVNEDMGSKFNGTQYNLGNEFVDELKNNTNFDWQFLDKQTAMDGLKTGKYYAVIIIPGNFTEDILSIKTSDPHQAHMEYIVNDKLNPVAPRITNAGVDAVQAKINDEVVKTVDGIIFGKLSDVGELAKANKAQFLKTKSMVNELNGNLGEIDSSLDQANSDMTTVNSVWSKVSTNLPQIKSNADYAKSKSDQLAGYIGNDPSKALTTVQDMEVKVSNLVTALNYMKAILTSLYNLTGDPQLKTIITQIDGDITEANQALTVLKAAEADLKSTGTTTRLSQLKTSIDQMDSAVNALYNNQGKINSAISEASAKLGLANSQWPTFRSAIQEAAAKLNSVSESDLDSLISLSEVNQTGVKSYFESPVDLEKEHIYPVKNYGSALAPFYIPISLWIGGIIAVAMLTMRVKSRKKYHSTSVYMGRMGVFLIIAILQALVVGVATLFLDVQISSKILFILTTLYISLCSMVIIYSMTSAVGNAGKALAIIILVFQITGTAGIFPLELLPSFFQAIHPYLPLTYAVGALREVVGGVLWSSFWYNIILLTVFPVAAFILTLVIKEKMDKRAQWMEDKLEESGLF; the protein is encoded by the coding sequence ATGATAAGAGGAGCAAGAGAAATCTTTAAAAGGGACATTAGGGCTATTGTAAGAAGTCCTGTTGTTATGTTCGTTTTGGCAGTGATTATTCTGATACCTTCACTCTATGCTGTGTTCAACATCCAAGCAACGCTGGATCCCTACGCTCACACATCAGATATAAAGGTCGCAGTTGTAAACGAGGATATGGGTTCTAAATTTAATGGAACACAGTACAATCTGGGAAACGAATTTGTTGATGAGTTGAAAAACAACACGAACTTTGACTGGCAGTTCCTTGATAAGCAAACTGCAATGGATGGACTTAAAACTGGGAAGTATTATGCAGTCATAATAATTCCAGGCAACTTCACTGAAGATATATTATCAATCAAGACATCTGACCCTCATCAAGCCCACATGGAGTACATAGTCAACGATAAACTGAATCCTGTAGCTCCAAGGATCACCAACGCTGGAGTGGATGCAGTTCAGGCCAAGATCAATGATGAAGTCGTTAAAACAGTTGATGGGATCATATTTGGTAAACTCAGCGATGTTGGGGAGCTTGCCAAGGCAAACAAGGCACAGTTCCTTAAAACCAAGTCAATGGTCAACGAGCTGAATGGAAACCTTGGGGAGATTGATTCGTCACTGGACCAGGCAAATTCAGATATGACAACAGTGAACAGTGTATGGTCTAAGGTAAGTACAAATTTACCTCAGATAAAGAGCAACGCTGATTATGCTAAGTCCAAATCAGATCAACTGGCAGGTTACATTGGAAACGACCCATCAAAGGCCCTTACAACGGTTCAGGACATGGAGGTGAAGGTCAGTAACCTCGTCACTGCACTGAATTACATGAAAGCCATCTTAACCAGTCTCTACAATTTAACTGGAGATCCTCAGCTAAAAACGATCATCACTCAAATTGATGGGGATATTACTGAGGCAAATCAGGCCCTAACAGTTTTGAAGGCTGCAGAAGCAGATCTTAAGAGTACAGGTACAACCACGAGACTGAGCCAGTTGAAAACTTCAATAGACCAGATGGACAGTGCGGTTAACGCTCTCTACAACAATCAGGGAAAAATAAACTCTGCAATCAGTGAAGCTTCAGCAAAATTGGGTCTTGCCAACTCCCAATGGCCAACCTTCAGAAGTGCCATCCAAGAGGCTGCAGCCAAACTCAACTCCGTGAGTGAGTCTGATCTTGACAGTTTGATCTCACTTTCTGAGGTGAATCAGACTGGAGTGAAGAGTTACTTCGAAAGTCCTGTTGATCTAGAAAAGGAACACATTTATCCGGTGAAAAATTATGGGTCTGCACTTGCCCCATTTTACATACCCATATCCTTGTGGATAGGTGGGATAATAGCAGTTGCAATGTTAACCATGAGGGTTAAATCAAGGAAAAAATACCACAGTACCAGTGTTTACATGGGAAGGATGGGAGTATTCTTAATAATAGCTATATTACAGGCTCTTGTTGTTGGAGTGGCAACCCTCTTTTTGGATGTACAGATTTCATCCAAAATACTCTTCATACTCACTACTCTGTACATCAGCCTGTGCTCCATGGTGATCATATATTCCATGACGTCTGCAGTTGGAAACGCTGGAAAGGCCCTTGCAATCATAATACTGGTCTTCCAGATCACGGGAACAGCAGGTATATTTCCATTGGAACTCTTACCCTCATTTTTCCAGGCCATACATCCATACCTGCCCTTGACCTATGCAGTTGGGGCCCTCCGTGAAGTTGTAGGTGGAGTTTTATGGAGCAGTTTCTGGTACAACATAATACTCTTAACAGTGTTCCCTGTGGCGGCATTTATCCTAACCCTAGTTATTAAAGAAAAAATGGATAAACGTGCACAGTGGATGGAAGATAAGCTTGAAGAGAGTGGATTGTTCTAA
- a CDS encoding potassium channel family protein, which yields MYVVIMGGGRVGLKLASSLSKAGQDVTLIENDPRVCEEAATNIDALVICGNGTDVKTLEEANVKDTDIFVAATGNDEANLLACILVKDHNPQKIIARVSDPTHENIFRKVGVDSVVSPELTAASYLEKLIIRPKIADLVILGKGNAELLDIPVENPKVVGKTVGELSPTKDYIICALYRHGDEDITIPQQDMVLEEGFKISILIKTEAIKRVVKMFIQ from the coding sequence GTGTACGTGGTGATTATGGGTGGAGGTAGAGTAGGTTTAAAACTTGCTTCATCATTATCTAAAGCAGGACAGGATGTCACACTTATAGAGAATGATCCTAGGGTATGTGAAGAGGCCGCCACCAATATCGATGCCCTTGTTATCTGTGGTAACGGCACAGATGTTAAGACACTTGAAGAAGCTAACGTAAAGGATACTGACATCTTCGTTGCTGCTACAGGTAACGATGAAGCCAACCTTCTGGCATGCATACTTGTGAAGGACCACAACCCCCAGAAGATCATCGCCAGGGTCAGCGACCCAACACACGAAAACATCTTCAGGAAGGTTGGAGTTGATTCTGTTGTCAGCCCAGAGCTTACAGCTGCAAGCTACCTTGAAAAACTCATAATACGGCCAAAAATTGCGGATCTGGTTATACTGGGTAAGGGTAATGCAGAACTCTTGGACATTCCCGTTGAAAATCCAAAGGTCGTTGGTAAAACCGTGGGAGAACTGAGTCCAACGAAGGACTACATCATATGTGCCCTTTACAGACATGGTGATGAGGATATAACCATCCCCCAGCAGGATATGGTCCTTGAGGAAGGTTTTAAAATCTCAATTTTAATAAAAACAGAAGCCATTAAAAGGGTTGTTAAAATGTTCATTCAATGA
- a CDS encoding transglutaminase domain-containing protein, whose protein sequence is MSRNFFQTIISEMYISVHGSEFQGRSGHGGGIIKRNLLLAMLLVMSLALSNVGSIYAYSLSETVSDNNTTNAQYSIENATNYTNTTDYTNTTTNNTNTETTENLTVNTTASVNTTNKTSDSGINNTTASSTVLNSSNNATAAAGEDYSKIQGIWVSSADALKVNVTQLLSMGITDIYVKCNIYSDPTYKTLLSQVVQTFNGTGIRVNAWVTCFKDANGNWIDPQGTYTSTVTTPVTTSTKVAVKNYYKSWYKSYYKSYYKSYYKSYYKSWYKSWYKSWYKYRGHWKYKWKSTLKYVWKYTWKYTWKYTWKYTWKYTWKYTTSYKTVTTTTYTTKTVTAYNTTHNDEVISAIADMVKNYGVDGVNLDYVRYPGTAYKYANGTDAITSFVADVYSTVKSINSSVAVSADLMPEGAANAYYYGQDYAQLSQYLDYLVPMIYKGNYNEDTDWIGDVTAYIVKYSGGKPVVVGIQTYESDNNVTKLSASELNQDIQAAIDNGASGYVLFRYGLIDDGFSGYTGNMSSGSSGTTSSDNSTEGNNTSISNNTTISLADIEDAATRVANYVEANYRLPNYVTIGSQNIDMSDFLNLLVNALLNIYNNDTDDVVLGNFTQATNSSENVTAGNIYTTEYLSMANSIASYMALNGKAPNYASSTLGKMGFESLVYMYSKILRFDDSNARLPSYVGVKAWSAVTTNSTSSSSSSTSSTSSSSSSSSTVSAALAQYLKATTNCQSTNAQIIALSKSIISSAGATTTYAKAVAIFNWVRDNIGYSFYYNTKYGAVGMLSSKSGNCVDTTHLLIALERAAGIPARYVHGYCKFSSGSWYGHVWAEVYVDGKWYSADAISYRNTFGVINNWNTATATIYGKYASISF, encoded by the coding sequence TTGTCCAGAAACTTCTTTCAGACCATAATATCTGAGATGTACATTTCAGTACATGGGTCTGAGTTTCAGGGAAGGTCTGGACATGGAGGCGGTATAATTAAGCGAAATTTGCTATTAGCAATGCTGCTCGTTATGAGCTTAGCATTGTCCAATGTAGGTAGCATATATGCCTATTCATTAAGTGAAACTGTCAGTGACAACAACACAACTAACGCACAATACTCAATTGAAAACGCAACGAACTACACAAACACAACAGACTACACAAACACAACTACGAACAACACAAACACAGAAACAACAGAGAATCTGACGGTAAACACAACTGCATCGGTTAATACCACCAATAAAACCAGTGATTCTGGAATTAACAACACCACAGCAAGTAGCACGGTTTTAAACAGTTCAAACAATGCAACAGCTGCAGCTGGAGAGGATTACAGTAAGATACAGGGGATCTGGGTTTCAAGTGCAGATGCACTAAAGGTGAACGTGACCCAACTACTCAGTATGGGTATAACGGACATCTACGTGAAATGCAACATATACTCGGACCCAACGTACAAAACCCTTCTCTCTCAAGTCGTGCAGACGTTCAATGGTACTGGAATACGTGTGAATGCATGGGTAACCTGCTTCAAAGATGCCAACGGAAACTGGATAGATCCACAGGGAACCTACACATCCACAGTCACAACTCCAGTAACAACTTCAACCAAGGTAGCAGTCAAAAACTACTACAAGTCATGGTACAAGTCCTACTACAAGTCCTACTACAAGTCCTACTACAAGTCCTACTACAAGTCATGGTACAAGTCCTGGTATAAATCATGGTACAAGTACCGAGGACACTGGAAGTACAAGTGGAAATCCACATTGAAGTATGTGTGGAAGTACACATGGAAGTACACATGGAAGTACACATGGAAGTACACATGGAAGTACACATGGAAGTACACGACTAGCTACAAAACAGTCACAACAACGACTTACACAACAAAAACAGTCACAGCTTACAACACAACCCACAACGACGAAGTTATAAGTGCTATTGCAGACATGGTTAAGAACTATGGAGTTGATGGTGTAAACCTTGACTACGTCCGCTATCCAGGAACAGCCTACAAATATGCCAACGGTACAGATGCAATAACATCATTTGTTGCAGATGTTTACAGTACCGTTAAGAGTATAAACTCAAGTGTGGCAGTTTCAGCAGATTTAATGCCTGAAGGAGCTGCAAACGCATATTACTACGGGCAGGATTATGCCCAGCTGTCCCAGTATCTGGATTACCTTGTCCCAATGATCTACAAGGGTAACTACAACGAGGATACTGACTGGATAGGAGATGTGACTGCGTACATAGTCAAGTATTCTGGTGGAAAACCAGTTGTTGTAGGAATTCAAACCTATGAATCTGACAACAACGTAACAAAACTATCTGCCAGTGAACTGAACCAGGATATACAAGCCGCAATTGATAATGGAGCATCAGGATATGTTCTATTTAGATATGGATTGATAGATGATGGATTCTCTGGATACACAGGGAATATGAGCTCAGGGAGCTCAGGAACCACTTCAAGTGATAATTCAACCGAAGGAAATAACACTTCAATCAGTAACAATACAACCATAAGCTTAGCTGACATTGAAGATGCAGCAACAAGAGTTGCAAACTATGTTGAAGCCAATTACAGGTTACCAAACTACGTAACGATTGGCAGTCAGAACATAGACATGTCGGACTTCCTGAACCTGCTTGTCAACGCACTACTGAATATCTACAACAACGATACAGATGATGTAGTACTTGGCAACTTCACACAAGCTACCAATTCATCTGAAAATGTGACGGCTGGAAATATTTACACCACAGAGTACCTTTCGATGGCTAATTCAATAGCCTCATACATGGCACTCAATGGTAAGGCTCCAAACTATGCTTCATCAACCCTTGGAAAAATGGGATTCGAATCCCTTGTGTACATGTACTCAAAGATCCTTAGATTTGATGACAGCAATGCAAGACTTCCAAGCTATGTTGGTGTAAAAGCATGGAGTGCTGTGACAACCAACAGTACATCAAGCAGTAGCTCATCAACCAGTTCAACTAGTTCAAGCAGTAGCTCCTCTAGTACAGTTTCAGCAGCATTAGCACAATATCTAAAGGCTACAACCAACTGTCAATCAACCAATGCTCAGATAATAGCTTTATCCAAATCTATTATCTCAAGTGCCGGTGCAACTACTACGTATGCTAAGGCAGTTGCCATATTCAACTGGGTAAGGGATAACATAGGTTATTCATTCTACTACAACACCAAATACGGTGCTGTTGGAATGTTAAGTTCCAAATCTGGAAACTGTGTTGATACAACCCATTTGTTGATAGCTCTTGAGAGGGCTGCGGGTATTCCTGCTCGTTACGTGCATGGTTACTGCAAGTTCTCAAGTGGAAGCTGGTACGGACATGTTTGGGCTGAGGTATACGTGGATGGTAAGTGGTACAGTGCAGATGCAATAAGCTACAGAAACACATTTGGTGTTATAAACAACTGGAACACAGCAACAGCAACAATATACGGTAAATATGCGTCTATATCTTTCTAA
- a CDS encoding DUF61 family protein — translation MTDPNRADRLVKKHILSLNRHIPKQRKTLEELLEEDRPHVVAPNGTRHRFKAEELKRIADIVPESEHHLLKLPIYLEIESVTSGARVAGNIETKVVCSILNMKGCSREIFIYRPDIRVLRAKFPTTTQYIFLVR, via the coding sequence ATGACGGATCCAAACCGAGCAGACAGACTGGTGAAAAAACATATATTAAGCCTTAACAGGCACATACCAAAACAAAGAAAAACCCTCGAAGAACTCCTTGAAGAGGACAGACCCCATGTTGTGGCTCCAAATGGTACAAGACACAGGTTCAAAGCAGAGGAACTTAAAAGGATTGCAGATATAGTTCCTGAATCAGAACACCACCTCCTTAAACTCCCAATATACCTGGAAATAGAGTCTGTTACTTCAGGGGCCAGAGTAGCTGGAAATATTGAAACAAAGGTGGTCTGCAGTATATTAAACATGAAAGGATGTTCAAGGGAGATCTTCATTTACAGACCCGATATAAGAGTTTTGAGAGCTAAGTTTCCAACGACGACCCAGTACATATTTTTAGTGAGGTGA
- a CDS encoding DUF22 domain-containing protein — protein sequence MVRIVTRLGTIKKELKDMEGADVDFKVGSVVGKLRAIIADEDVDFKASDVKPIKIKNIEIPANHICILYAYAENRYGHTIAVGEETPLPISMDRTADHATFVAALDGEIKKDDLIGVLTLLPAELLR from the coding sequence ATGGTCAGAATAGTAACCAGACTTGGTACCATAAAAAAGGAACTCAAGGATATGGAAGGGGCAGATGTTGACTTTAAAGTTGGAAGCGTTGTTGGAAAGTTAAGGGCAATCATCGCCGATGAAGATGTTGACTTCAAGGCCAGCGATGTGAAACCAATTAAAATCAAGAACATCGAGATACCTGCAAACCATATCTGCATCCTTTACGCCTACGCCGAGAACAGGTACGGACACACAATAGCTGTAGGTGAAGAAACACCTTTACCTATAAGTATGGACAGAACAGCAGACCACGCAACATTTGTTGCAGCTCTTGACGGTGAAATCAAAAAGGATGATCTGATTGGAGTGCTGACATTACTTCCAGCAGAACTCCTGAGGTAA
- a CDS encoding TrkH family potassium uptake protein, with the protein MYSINKLKKDETYSIIHYTGFICILLGLLMLVPVSVALIYGEYHYIMPFVYSAVISIVFGFILYKFFKNTQEISLKSAMIFATIIWLVASAIAALPFYFSGDLSYLNSYFEAISGLTTTGFSMYNNLDAVSYTMNFWRGFMQWFGGIGIIVMALTILSSPSINVMRMYSAEGREERLVPSIRHTTRIIVYIYMGYTVFSIILFLLAGMSLFDAIFYAFSALSTGGFATHNASLGFYHSIWIEIAAMIVMVIGATNFAIHYAVLKGKWREYFKDIETKVAYSLMIIGTILVAVFLYNGTYYGHDFLLSLRYSLFQVVSALTTTGLQTASGSEISYQWEGMGIFVLTIVMMVGAGACSTGGGIKWLRIGILIKGMWWQIKSLLLPKNAVISHKIHHVDELKLDNEVLRLTGLFVFSYLLIYMVSVIIILFYYQNVPQVMFEVASAMSNVGLGSGLMTASSPAVTKVVFMADFWIGRLEIWPILLLTVILIQNAVRK; encoded by the coding sequence TTGTACTCCATAAACAAATTAAAAAAGGACGAAACCTACTCCATAATCCACTACACCGGGTTCATATGCATATTGCTTGGGCTTTTAATGTTAGTTCCTGTTTCAGTTGCCTTGATATATGGTGAGTATCATTACATCATGCCTTTCGTTTATTCTGCAGTTATAAGTATTGTTTTTGGATTTATACTCTACAAGTTCTTTAAAAACACACAGGAAATTTCACTCAAAAGTGCAATGATATTTGCAACCATCATATGGCTTGTTGCAAGTGCGATTGCAGCGTTACCCTTCTACTTTTCAGGGGATCTGTCCTACCTCAACAGTTACTTCGAAGCGATTTCAGGACTCACAACAACTGGATTCAGCATGTACAACAACCTGGACGCGGTTAGTTATACAATGAATTTCTGGCGTGGATTCATGCAGTGGTTTGGTGGAATCGGTATAATCGTAATGGCTCTGACAATACTATCATCACCTTCCATCAACGTAATGAGGATGTACAGTGCAGAGGGCAGAGAAGAAAGACTGGTGCCAAGTATAAGACACACAACACGAATCATAGTTTACATATACATGGGATACACTGTATTTTCAATCATCCTATTCTTGCTTGCAGGAATGTCCCTTTTCGATGCAATTTTCTATGCATTCAGCGCCCTTTCAACTGGAGGGTTTGCAACGCACAATGCGAGCTTGGGATTCTACCACAGCATCTGGATAGAGATCGCTGCCATGATCGTAATGGTGATCGGTGCAACCAACTTCGCAATCCACTATGCAGTTTTAAAGGGAAAATGGAGGGAATACTTCAAGGACATTGAAACGAAGGTTGCATATTCATTAATGATTATTGGAACTATCCTTGTAGCAGTGTTCCTCTACAATGGTACATACTACGGCCATGATTTCCTGTTATCACTTAGGTACTCCCTTTTCCAGGTTGTGTCTGCCTTGACAACAACTGGTCTTCAAACAGCTTCTGGATCCGAGATAAGCTACCAGTGGGAAGGAATGGGAATATTCGTGCTCACCATAGTCATGATGGTGGGTGCGGGCGCCTGTTCAACAGGTGGAGGTATAAAATGGTTGAGAATAGGTATTCTCATTAAGGGGATGTGGTGGCAGATTAAATCACTTTTACTCCCAAAAAATGCAGTAATATCTCATAAGATTCATCATGTGGATGAACTGAAGTTGGACAATGAAGTTTTGAGGTTAACAGGTTTATTCGTATTCAGTTACCTGCTGATCTACATGGTAAGCGTCATAATAATCCTATTTTACTACCAAAACGTTCCCCAGGTGATGTTCGAGGTTGCATCTGCCATGAGCAACGTTGGACTGGGTTCTGGGCTCATGACAGCGAGTTCACCTGCAGTGACGAAGGTGGTGTTCATGGCAGATTTCTGGATAGGAAGGCTGGAGATATGGCCAATACTTCTCTTAACAGTGATTTTAATCCAGAATGCTGTGCGAAAATAG
- a CDS encoding CRISPR-associated protein Cas4: protein MKYGKPIFDQSKLKITSDKKYFPISWLNTQGFCEYCIKLEYHDEIKVGPTKAMLKGTQEHSALEAKFLEEAEETTFEEMMESSKTAEMLSREMWVESESYGIRGYIDEIWMTPEEFVIIDDKPGQRAYSSTINQVYGYCLAFKDIINDDRRIVASLRQRGTDNIFWVAPFDTRVERATIELVERVHRLLNGEEEFIPTKNANKCRSCRFKTHCDMKCEF from the coding sequence ATGAAGTATGGAAAACCTATTTTTGACCAGTCAAAACTCAAAATAACTTCAGATAAAAAGTATTTCCCAATAAGCTGGCTCAACACTCAGGGCTTCTGTGAGTACTGTATAAAACTTGAGTACCACGATGAGATCAAGGTGGGTCCAACCAAGGCCATGCTCAAGGGAACCCAGGAACACTCAGCACTTGAAGCCAAATTTTTAGAGGAAGCTGAAGAAACAACCTTTGAAGAGATGATGGAATCATCAAAAACAGCAGAGATGCTCTCAAGGGAGATGTGGGTTGAATCAGAAAGTTACGGTATCAGGGGATACATAGACGAGATCTGGATGACCCCAGAGGAGTTCGTTATAATAGATGACAAACCAGGTCAAAGGGCTTATTCTTCAACCATAAACCAGGTTTACGGTTACTGCCTTGCATTCAAGGATATAATCAATGATGACCGAAGGATAGTTGCGTCCCTGAGGCAGAGGGGTACCGACAACATATTCTGGGTAGCACCCTTCGACACCAGGGTTGAGAGGGCAACCATAGAACTTGTGGAAAGGGTTCACAGACTTCTTAACGGTGAAGAAGAGTTCATACCAACTAAAAATGCGAATAAGTGCCGGAGCTGCAGGTTCAAAACCCACTGTGATATGAAATGCGAGTTCTGA
- a CDS encoding TRAM domain-containing protein: protein MFGSNYGNDGGNSAPINEGEEYDVKIEDLGRDGDGITRIEGFVIFVSGAKVGDEVKIRITSTRRNFGFAEVVE, encoded by the coding sequence ATGTTCGGAAGTAACTACGGTAATGATGGAGGAAATTCCGCTCCTATTAATGAAGGGGAAGAATACGATGTTAAAATTGAAGATTTAGGTAGAGACGGAGACGGAATTACCCGTATAGAAGGTTTTGTGATTTTTGTTTCAGGCGCTAAAGTTGGCGATGAAGTTAAAATTAGGATCACTTCTACAAGAAGGAATTTCGGCTTTGCTGAAGTAGTAGAATAA
- a CDS encoding ATP-grasp domain-containing protein → MEKVLVVGSNTRPVASSFKKLGYTVYAVDYFYTADLIEASDYRRSVLSPDPYLSSGNFAEDFQPSLLKDAADEFVDEVDFIICTSGASPEDFPGDKILGNKHTAPVEDKYKLYKRLNGDFKVPETYLVSNVHEAIEVGLHNPEKRFLLKPLSGSGGVGIMNLDDADETCDMGEALLQEIIEGVSVSASVMAGEEGAQTILTSRQIIGDVELGQLEPYGYCGNLAPYPLPHEVGLIAEEVVETLKLTGSNGVDMIRSHDETYVIEVNPRFQGTFECAEACLGLNMAEAHMKMCMGGNFNVPKPKNFAVKKIIFAKERSLTERMDFQGVYDKPPVKTVVERGEPVSTVVSWDKILENATISADETVKRVYSSLIPFNSTC, encoded by the coding sequence ATGGAAAAAGTGCTTGTTGTAGGTTCAAATACAAGACCCGTAGCTTCTTCTTTTAAAAAACTCGGATACACGGTTTACGCTGTTGACTACTTCTACACCGCGGATCTTATAGAAGCTTCAGATTACAGAAGATCCGTTCTATCACCAGATCCCTACCTTTCATCTGGAAACTTTGCAGAGGACTTCCAACCCTCACTACTCAAGGATGCTGCAGATGAATTCGTGGATGAGGTTGACTTCATAATCTGCACATCCGGTGCATCACCTGAAGACTTTCCAGGGGACAAGATCCTTGGGAATAAACACACTGCACCTGTTGAAGATAAATATAAACTTTACAAGAGACTCAATGGAGATTTCAAAGTTCCTGAAACCTATTTGGTGTCTAATGTTCATGAGGCCATTGAAGTTGGGCTGCATAATCCTGAAAAAAGATTCCTCCTGAAACCCCTATCTGGATCAGGGGGTGTTGGTATCATGAACCTTGATGATGCAGATGAAACCTGTGATATGGGGGAGGCTCTCCTTCAGGAAATCATTGAGGGTGTTTCTGTGAGTGCATCTGTGATGGCAGGTGAAGAGGGGGCCCAAACGATCCTGACAAGCAGGCAGATCATAGGTGATGTGGAACTGGGGCAGCTTGAACCCTATGGTTACTGCGGAAACCTAGCACCATACCCATTACCCCATGAGGTTGGACTGATTGCAGAGGAAGTTGTTGAAACCCTGAAACTCACAGGTTCCAACGGTGTGGATATGATAAGAAGCCACGATGAAACCTATGTCATAGAGGTTAACCCCCGCTTTCAGGGAACCTTCGAATGTGCTGAGGCATGCCTTGGGTTGAACATGGCGGAAGCCCACATGAAGATGTGTATGGGGGGTAACTTCAACGTGCCAAAACCCAAAAACTTCGCAGTGAAAAAAATCATCTTTGCAAAGGAACGTTCCCTCACAGAAAGAATGGATTTTCAGGGGGTTTACGACAAACCTCCAGTGAAAACTGTTGTTGAGAGGGGTGAGCCCGTTTCAACGGTTGTTTCATGGGACAAGATCCTTGAAAATGCAACGATCTCTGCAGATGAAACAGTGAAGAGGGTTTACTCTTCATTAATCCCATTTAATTCAACGTGTTGA